Proteins encoded by one window of Halobacteriovorax sp. GB3:
- a CDS encoding AAA family ATPase yields MLRPLKVDFQQFMEKASEILIGKNDELELSLIAALCRGHLLIEDIPGVGKTTLVQLVSKLLGLNFSRIQFTNDLLPSDILGFNLYDKNKGEFVFKKGPIFGELVLADELNRASPKTQSALLQVMEEHHISIDGEDFKMDGPFLVFATQNPFQQIGTSPLPESQLDRFFMGISLGLPDRKAEKEILKSTHVKERLQNVLPVMMKDQLIFHQNEVLKVHVKEELYDYVLNLMDYGRNHLEESFALSTRAAKDLILAAKARAYLYDRDYVILEDIQGLCPYVLGHRVGFERGLVYGINIVKEMVLKVRP; encoded by the coding sequence TTGTTACGCCCTCTTAAAGTCGATTTTCAACAGTTTATGGAAAAGGCCAGTGAGATTCTCATTGGAAAGAATGATGAACTCGAATTGAGCCTTATCGCGGCCCTCTGTCGCGGTCATCTTTTGATTGAAGATATTCCTGGAGTTGGAAAGACCACACTGGTCCAGCTTGTTTCAAAGTTATTAGGCCTTAACTTCTCGCGTATTCAATTTACCAACGATCTATTGCCCTCTGATATTTTAGGTTTCAATTTATATGATAAGAACAAAGGTGAGTTTGTTTTTAAAAAAGGACCTATTTTTGGAGAGCTTGTTCTTGCCGATGAATTAAATAGGGCCTCTCCTAAAACGCAGAGTGCTCTTTTACAAGTTATGGAAGAACATCACATTAGCATCGATGGGGAAGACTTTAAAATGGATGGACCTTTTTTAGTTTTTGCAACTCAGAACCCTTTCCAACAAATTGGGACATCACCACTACCAGAGTCTCAACTTGATCGCTTCTTCATGGGGATAAGTCTGGGGCTTCCAGATCGAAAAGCAGAAAAAGAAATTTTAAAATCAACTCATGTAAAAGAGAGACTTCAAAATGTCCTACCTGTCATGATGAAAGACCAGCTTATTTTTCATCAAAATGAAGTTCTTAAAGTCCATGTAAAAGAAGAACTCTATGATTACGTTCTAAATCTCATGGATTACGGGAGAAATCATTTAGAAGAAAGTTTTGCGCTTTCAACAAGGGCGGCCAAAGATCTTATTCTCGCCGCAAAGGCACGCGCCTATCTCTATGATCGTGACTATGTTATTTTAGAAGATATTCAAGGGCTTTGTCCTTACGTTTTAGGTCATCGAGTTGGTTTTGAAAGAGGACTTGTCTATGGAATCAATATTGTAAAAGAGATGGTTCTTAAAGTAAGACCTTGA
- a CDS encoding lytic transglycosylase domain-containing protein: MKDKRCTITKMLLPYLAITPTLISCAGPMSPFGAHNPFTAKNVEYFAHDKTEALRDLSSERVAKIEFYPSHMNYHDKGSVQIKITSPVQLTEESKFQIFYNNLNVTSDVVKKSQVEISADGKQYLVTIPRIKLPAHKGHDVSVRFIGKDFILEKEYPRPTCRLDKLNPIVDTYPFNVKKSFISSLQNYGKQKELNPSLMAGLIAKESGFNTKAVSWAKAIGLTQITELAESHVLDQYKNWPEYPDLDNYSVATIKTLIKLGKVNENNEWRLNKRYSILGGISYIRYIESYWDRYPEHIARFGLTDLVLASYNSGPYRVRREIEKLGDSWLQSNQLNEARKYVKMVKSYCYHFSNGERYL, encoded by the coding sequence ATGAAAGACAAAAGATGTACAATCACGAAGATGCTACTGCCCTATTTGGCGATCACACCAACACTTATCTCCTGTGCTGGACCGATGAGTCCATTTGGTGCGCACAATCCGTTTACGGCAAAAAATGTTGAGTATTTTGCTCATGATAAAACAGAGGCACTTCGCGATCTTTCTAGTGAGAGAGTTGCAAAAATTGAGTTCTATCCAAGTCATATGAATTATCACGACAAAGGAAGTGTTCAGATAAAAATCACTTCTCCTGTGCAGCTAACAGAAGAGTCTAAATTTCAAATATTCTATAATAATCTCAATGTAACGAGTGATGTCGTAAAGAAGTCTCAAGTCGAAATCTCTGCTGATGGAAAGCAATATCTTGTGACGATTCCAAGAATCAAGCTTCCGGCCCATAAAGGACACGACGTTTCGGTTCGCTTCATTGGAAAAGACTTTATTTTAGAAAAAGAATATCCAAGACCGACGTGTCGTCTCGATAAATTAAATCCCATTGTCGATACTTACCCATTCAATGTAAAAAAGAGTTTCATCTCTTCTCTGCAAAATTATGGAAAACAAAAAGAGCTCAATCCCTCTTTAATGGCTGGACTTATTGCTAAGGAATCAGGCTTTAATACAAAGGCCGTCAGCTGGGCCAAGGCCATTGGCCTTACACAAATCACAGAATTAGCAGAGTCTCATGTTCTGGATCAATATAAAAATTGGCCAGAATATCCAGACTTAGACAACTACAGTGTCGCAACGATTAAAACCTTAATTAAATTAGGTAAAGTTAATGAGAATAATGAATGGCGACTTAATAAGAGATACTCCATTCTCGGTGGAATCAGTTATATCCGCTACATCGAATCTTATTGGGATCGATACCCTGAGCATATCGCACGCTTTGGATTAACAGATTTAGTATTGGCAAGTTACAACTCTGGCCCCTACCGTGTACGAAGAGAAATAGAAAAACTTGGAGATTCATGGCTCCAATCCAACCAACTTAATGAAGCAAGAAAATATGTAAAAATGGTAAAAAGCTACTGCTACCATTTTTCAAATGGTGAGAGGTATTTATGA
- a CDS encoding DsbA family protein, with translation MSKSKMWIMTMALLLVSCKESDDSLKQRISKILKEDPEVITKIMEENPTQFVETFQRMVQKARKDIAAKEQQEREKQFLQSFENPLKPSIRKDETFRGDKNAPITIVEYTDFQCPFCSRSMATISELMKRYKGQIRLVYKHLPLSFHPQAMIAAKYYEAIRIQDESKAFAFHDEVFNNQAKLKNGEKYLSKVAKKLGVNMKNLKKNLDSERVNKRIEQDMEEAKKFNIQGTPGFVVNGIPVRGAYPIDHFERVINELKNRNKLAL, from the coding sequence ATGTCTAAAAGTAAAATGTGGATCATGACAATGGCGCTTTTACTGGTCTCATGTAAAGAAAGTGATGACAGTTTAAAGCAGCGCATTTCAAAAATTTTAAAAGAAGATCCAGAAGTTATCACAAAAATCATGGAAGAAAATCCAACTCAATTTGTTGAAACCTTCCAGCGTATGGTTCAAAAAGCGCGCAAAGATATAGCAGCTAAAGAGCAGCAAGAGCGTGAGAAACAATTTCTTCAGTCTTTTGAAAACCCTCTAAAACCTAGTATTAGAAAAGATGAAACATTTCGTGGAGATAAGAATGCTCCGATTACGATTGTTGAATATACCGATTTTCAATGCCCATTTTGTTCTAGGAGTATGGCCACGATTAGTGAGTTGATGAAGCGCTATAAAGGTCAAATTCGACTCGTTTATAAGCATCTTCCACTGAGCTTTCACCCTCAGGCGATGATTGCTGCTAAATACTATGAAGCTATTCGTATTCAAGATGAAAGTAAGGCCTTTGCTTTTCATGATGAAGTTTTCAACAATCAGGCCAAGCTTAAAAATGGCGAGAAGTATCTTTCAAAAGTCGCAAAAAAACTTGGGGTTAATATGAAAAACCTTAAGAAGAATCTAGATTCCGAGCGAGTGAATAAGAGAATTGAACAAGATATGGAAGAGGCCAAGAAATTCAATATTCAAGGTACTCCAGGCTTTGTCGTAAATGGTATTCCTGTTCGCGGAGCTTATCCAATAGATCATTTCGAGCGTGTGATTAATGAATTAAAAAATAGAAACAAACTAGCACTCTAG
- a CDS encoding efflux RND transporter permease subunit — protein MKNFKIYLAKLPTRYPKTHLAIGLFLILMLSPFLFQIEFDFGAKVWFRQSDPYIVSLNEFEKNFGNDESLVVALQTESNIFNPKTLQLLNDVTEKMWEIPSVIRVESLTNYHWTQAEGDDIMTEPFIPLDTLDDREILLSREKQARDHDVISRMYVSKDFKSAIVYGRLAYVPGEETDFNKVYEGALKALKEFENNEGVKIHLLGQPSVSHHFQALSFGDIQQMVPILLLLILFYLLFCFRSFNGIFIPFCIIGASLSFTGGLIGLLGLKVNTLTFILPSVLIAISIADSVHILASFYKNRTEGMELEEACTMSLVKNIWPITLTSLSTAIGFFSLMNSEIVPVKDVGLLAGIGTICALFFSYFYAVPILYLTKDSARESVLDKNLLSKDKIARYLRFIYKIRYLVIGLSYLITCGAFYLALQNEVNSNPYDYFRDDDPITHSNQFVLSNFGGSGGPELIFDSSSLEGVKEPEFLKKIEAFQQWVESENYVNKAVSVVDILKEVNQSLNGGEEAHYKISDQKDVIAQELFLYTMSLPQGMDINNRIDLKNRLLRMSLIWDLQSSKESLEKVEVIEKKAKEMDMKMEVTGKPVLFHRMNSYVVDTFFKSMGMALLFITVLLMIIFRSFSTGLLSLIPNFVPIIIGGGLLTILNKPIDVGCALVASVTLGIAVDDTIHFLSHYKDLKSRGMDCFSALVNVFYTTGFALIVTTVILVSGFGIFMFAHLVPNINFGILCALVLTIALVCDLVVLPALILAFTKEKDKISAP, from the coding sequence ATGAAGAATTTTAAAATCTATCTGGCAAAGCTACCAACTCGCTATCCAAAAACACATCTTGCTATCGGTCTTTTTTTGATCTTAATGCTTAGTCCATTTCTCTTTCAAATAGAATTTGATTTTGGAGCGAAAGTTTGGTTTCGCCAATCAGACCCTTATATTGTTTCTCTCAATGAATTTGAAAAGAATTTTGGTAATGACGAGAGTTTAGTTGTTGCTCTGCAAACTGAGAGTAATATTTTTAATCCAAAGACTCTTCAATTATTAAATGATGTCACTGAAAAGATGTGGGAGATTCCAAGTGTTATTCGAGTTGAGTCTTTAACAAACTACCATTGGACTCAGGCCGAGGGCGATGACATTATGACAGAACCCTTCATCCCTTTGGACACTCTTGATGATCGTGAGATTCTACTTTCAAGAGAAAAGCAGGCCCGAGATCATGATGTTATTTCTCGCATGTATGTTTCAAAAGATTTTAAAAGTGCCATTGTCTATGGAAGGCTAGCCTATGTCCCTGGAGAGGAGACTGATTTTAATAAAGTTTATGAAGGAGCTCTCAAGGCACTAAAAGAATTTGAAAATAACGAAGGGGTGAAAATTCACTTACTAGGACAGCCCTCTGTAAGTCATCACTTTCAGGCCCTCTCATTTGGCGATATTCAGCAAATGGTTCCCATACTTCTTCTTCTTATTCTCTTTTATCTCTTATTTTGTTTTAGAAGTTTTAATGGAATTTTTATTCCCTTTTGTATTATTGGTGCAAGTCTTTCTTTCACTGGAGGGCTTATCGGTCTGCTTGGACTGAAAGTCAATACACTCACTTTCATTCTTCCAAGTGTTTTGATTGCAATTTCTATTGCTGATTCTGTCCACATCTTGGCATCGTTCTATAAGAATAGGACAGAGGGCATGGAATTAGAAGAAGCCTGTACGATGTCGCTCGTAAAAAATATTTGGCCTATCACTCTTACAAGTCTTTCCACGGCCATCGGTTTTTTTAGTCTTATGAATTCTGAAATCGTTCCTGTTAAAGATGTTGGGCTACTTGCGGGGATTGGGACAATTTGTGCTCTCTTTTTTAGCTATTTCTATGCTGTACCGATTTTGTATTTAACAAAGGACTCAGCGCGTGAGAGCGTTCTTGATAAGAACCTTTTGAGTAAAGACAAAATTGCTCGTTATTTACGTTTTATCTACAAAATTCGTTATCTTGTTATTGGACTGTCTTATCTAATTACTTGTGGTGCTTTTTACTTGGCCTTACAAAATGAAGTAAATTCTAATCCCTATGATTATTTTCGAGATGATGATCCTATAACTCATAGCAATCAATTCGTTCTATCCAATTTTGGAGGTTCAGGTGGTCCTGAATTAATTTTTGATTCCTCTTCTTTGGAGGGAGTGAAAGAACCTGAGTTTTTAAAGAAGATTGAAGCTTTTCAACAGTGGGTTGAATCTGAAAATTATGTCAATAAAGCTGTGAGTGTCGTTGATATCTTAAAAGAAGTGAACCAATCCTTGAATGGAGGAGAGGAGGCACATTATAAAATTAGTGATCAAAAAGATGTGATCGCACAGGAGCTTTTTCTCTATACCATGTCTCTTCCTCAAGGAATGGATATTAATAATAGAATCGATTTGAAAAATAGACTTCTTCGCATGAGTCTCATTTGGGATCTTCAGTCTTCAAAAGAAAGCTTAGAAAAAGTTGAGGTGATTGAGAAAAAGGCCAAGGAAATGGATATGAAGATGGAAGTGACAGGTAAACCTGTGCTCTTTCATCGAATGAATAGTTATGTGGTTGATACTTTTTTTAAGAGTATGGGAATGGCGCTCTTGTTTATCACTGTACTTTTAATGATTATCTTTCGATCTTTTTCAACGGGACTTCTCTCCCTCATTCCAAACTTTGTTCCTATCATTATTGGAGGAGGTCTTTTAACAATCCTTAATAAGCCAATTGATGTTGGATGCGCTTTAGTGGCGAGTGTCACCCTTGGTATTGCAGTAGATGATACGATTCATTTTCTCTCGCACTATAAAGATTTAAAAAGTCGCGGGATGGATTGTTTTAGTGCTCTTGTGAATGTTTTCTATACAACAGGCTTTGCTCTCATTGTAACGACTGTCATTCTCGTGTCGGGCTTTGGTATTTTTATGTTTGCCCACTTAGTTCCCAATATTAATTTTGGTATTCTGTGCGCATTAGTGCTAACAATAGCGCTAGTTTGCGATCTCGTCGTCCTACCAGCGCTAATATTAGCTTTTACAAAAGAGAAGGATAAAATTAGTGCGCCATGA
- a CDS encoding PilZ domain-containing protein yields MRERPLIYNGLSLFNFIVAIAIPLQIALIFKHGPNEFNYILDKITFTNWIVMITCAMSSVAFYHAHKSLRFLIPLTMVSVFINNLIIARYGMDFSAETIFFSTIIFLAIQGSLFLAKESNLIRNQHMRWWLIPKRYPIHSKVFLIKGEEKILLGETYDISTTGLFLKYDAHFKEEHVPVLTTGEDLHIEVDIDEHAHIISDATVVRKSLAKGTYPAGIGMRFKDLSTKEYIKLNSALIMAH; encoded by the coding sequence ATGAGAGAGAGACCACTTATTTATAATGGATTAAGTCTTTTTAACTTTATTGTGGCCATTGCAATCCCATTACAGATTGCCCTTATCTTTAAACATGGTCCTAATGAGTTTAATTATATCTTGGATAAGATTACATTCACAAATTGGATTGTTATGATTACTTGTGCAATGAGTTCTGTGGCCTTTTACCACGCTCATAAATCTTTGCGCTTCTTGATTCCTCTTACAATGGTTTCTGTCTTTATTAACAATCTCATTATCGCAAGATATGGAATGGATTTTTCGGCAGAGACGATTTTCTTTTCAACAATTATTTTTTTAGCAATTCAGGGCTCACTCTTTTTAGCAAAAGAGAGTAACCTCATAAGAAATCAACATATGCGTTGGTGGCTTATTCCAAAGAGATACCCAATACACTCAAAAGTTTTTCTCATTAAAGGCGAAGAAAAGATTCTTCTTGGAGAGACTTATGACATATCAACGACAGGGCTCTTTCTAAAATATGATGCTCACTTCAAAGAAGAGCATGTACCTGTTCTTACAACTGGCGAAGACCTCCATATAGAAGTTGATATAGACGAGCACGCCCATATTATTTCCGATGCCACAGTTGTAAGGAAGTCTCTTGCTAAAGGTACTTATCCCGCGGGTATTGGAATGAGGTTCAAAGATCTTTCAACCAAAGAGTATATTAAGCTCAATAGTGCGCTCATCATGGCGCACTAA
- a CDS encoding transglutaminase family protein, with product MKKEYLYSLFFSLFVYLPFCTRAPLVINLCLLALLILSFVSQKYYKIHSYIVHILLVVSVGVYWLEYGTLRSIEGGVFLLSLLTLVKTFEIESRRDYFLFLLIVILQLVGHMLNTESISLVLYCLALLSLMFASMVKVRFEREHSFNTFGLLKKYLVFSIPLTLLFFFLFPRLQMNSFFIGKLNNQGKSGFSKELNPGDISKLALSDETVFRARIDETSEIEGLYWRGTIYHENEGLKWKQGKIARDEFKRGTNESKYRVSFDNYDNGHVFTLEDTYRIKSLSAAREFRGSGKNFLLFSYRDEKLRFTGHRSKGLLYYPAKENLDKYLQIPSGSERFKSFIRETFSKLDGRNKKVKAVLSYLAKNNYEYSLEPGDLKGDKLEDFFFNTKKGFCEHYAASVAYAFRVLGIPSRIVGGYQGGRYNSMGEYIIVTSRDAHAWVEFLSKDGHWKRVDPVQYIAPERITMGANFFYQRSSENLSTGSSRDTLLNELRLFVDLVYFNLNTYFLNYDKENQMELLTKIFGKKPSKFVLFSFMFSFFIVSLLVLYLVYVLNWRKAPYQRVFEKVMRKIERDSGVTKSTNLGHELYMKEISKNSKRLEIEYLIVRRYNYLKYAKGPKRDDFVSFIELCKKYLSNEK from the coding sequence ATGAAAAAAGAATACTTGTACTCCCTTTTTTTTAGTCTCTTTGTTTATTTGCCTTTTTGCACGCGAGCTCCACTGGTCATCAATTTATGTCTTTTAGCTCTTTTAATTCTCTCTTTCGTTAGTCAGAAATATTACAAGATTCACTCTTATATTGTTCACATTCTTCTTGTAGTAAGTGTTGGGGTTTATTGGCTTGAATATGGAACTCTTAGAAGTATTGAAGGAGGGGTGTTTCTCTTAAGCTTATTAACTCTCGTAAAGACTTTTGAGATTGAATCTCGAAGAGACTATTTTCTTTTTCTTCTTATTGTGATCTTGCAACTTGTAGGTCACATGCTAAATACTGAGAGCATCTCTCTTGTTCTTTATTGCTTAGCTCTTCTTTCATTGATGTTTGCTTCAATGGTTAAAGTTCGTTTTGAGAGAGAACACTCATTCAACACATTTGGACTATTGAAAAAGTATCTTGTGTTTTCAATTCCTCTAACATTGCTCTTCTTTTTTCTTTTTCCACGACTACAAATGAATAGCTTCTTTATTGGGAAGCTGAATAATCAGGGAAAGAGTGGATTTTCAAAAGAGTTGAATCCTGGTGATATTTCCAAATTAGCTCTTAGTGACGAGACGGTATTTCGTGCTCGAATCGATGAGACAAGTGAGATCGAGGGGCTCTATTGGCGTGGAACAATTTATCATGAAAATGAAGGGTTAAAATGGAAGCAAGGAAAAATTGCTAGAGATGAATTCAAGCGGGGCACTAATGAGTCTAAGTACCGAGTTAGCTTTGATAATTATGACAATGGTCACGTCTTCACATTAGAGGATACCTATCGCATTAAGAGTCTCTCCGCGGCCAGAGAGTTTCGTGGATCAGGCAAAAACTTTCTTCTCTTTTCTTATCGTGATGAAAAATTGCGCTTTACTGGCCATCGATCCAAGGGCCTTCTTTATTATCCGGCCAAGGAAAATCTTGATAAGTATCTTCAAATCCCTAGTGGAAGTGAACGTTTCAAAAGCTTTATTAGAGAGACCTTCTCAAAGCTTGATGGAAGGAATAAAAAAGTAAAGGCCGTTTTATCTTATCTTGCTAAAAACAATTACGAGTATTCTCTTGAGCCTGGTGATTTGAAAGGAGATAAGTTGGAGGATTTTTTCTTTAATACAAAGAAGGGATTCTGTGAACATTATGCGGCTAGTGTTGCTTATGCATTTCGAGTCTTGGGGATACCTTCACGTATCGTTGGCGGTTATCAGGGAGGACGCTATAATTCGATGGGAGAGTATATCATCGTTACAAGTCGCGATGCTCACGCGTGGGTTGAGTTCCTTTCAAAAGATGGTCATTGGAAAAGAGTCGATCCCGTTCAATATATTGCACCAGAAAGAATCACTATGGGTGCAAATTTCTTTTATCAAAGAAGTTCTGAGAATCTAAGCACTGGCAGTTCTCGTGATACACTTTTGAATGAATTGCGTTTATTTGTTGATCTCGTTTATTTTAATTTAAATACTTACTTTCTTAACTACGACAAAGAGAACCAAATGGAGCTTCTGACAAAGATCTTTGGCAAGAAACCCTCAAAGTTTGTTCTCTTCTCTTTCATGTTTAGTTTTTTTATCGTTTCGCTCCTCGTCCTTTATCTTGTTTATGTTCTTAACTGGAGAAAAGCTCCTTATCAGAGAGTCTTTGAAAAAGTGATGAGAAAGATTGAAAGGGATAGTGGAGTTACTAAAAGCACAAACCTTGGCCATGAATTATATATGAAAGAGATATCAAAAAATTCTAAGCGTTTAGAAATAGAGTATTTGATAGTAAGAAGGTATAATTACCTTAAATATGCAAAGGGCCCAAAAAGAGATGATTTTGTCTCTTTTATCGAGCTTTGTAAAAAATATTTATCGAATGAAAAATAG
- a CDS encoding ABC transporter ATP-binding protein, with the protein MSHLNVNNLTKSYGQLKALKDVSFQLNKGEITALIGPNGAGKSTFVKCLMGLVFQDQGEILLEGVSSKDHFMRKGIAYLPEKFNFYDFYTVESTLQFFSELRSEIMMSADLDRALDKLGILDLKHRKMKELSKGQMQRVALASMIASKKSFYIFDEPFSGLDPIGIREVKDLFVELKGQGATVLINTHILSEMEKVCDRVLLINKGELLFDGYLNDSQLQDGLEDYFIKRVKEVQQ; encoded by the coding sequence ATGTCCCATCTCAATGTCAATAATCTTACGAAGTCCTATGGTCAATTAAAAGCGCTCAAAGATGTTAGCTTCCAACTTAATAAGGGTGAAATTACAGCTTTGATTGGACCTAATGGTGCCGGGAAAAGTACTTTTGTTAAGTGCCTTATGGGGCTTGTTTTTCAAGATCAAGGGGAAATCCTTTTGGAAGGAGTTAGTTCCAAAGACCATTTCATGAGAAAGGGGATTGCCTATCTTCCTGAGAAGTTTAATTTCTATGACTTTTATACTGTAGAAAGTACGCTTCAGTTTTTTAGTGAACTTAGGTCTGAGATAATGATGAGTGCTGATTTAGATCGCGCTCTTGATAAACTTGGAATCCTTGATCTTAAGCATAGAAAAATGAAAGAACTTTCTAAGGGACAAATGCAACGAGTTGCTCTTGCCTCAATGATTGCTTCTAAAAAAAGCTTTTATATTTTTGATGAGCCCTTTTCTGGCCTAGACCCAATAGGTATTAGGGAAGTAAAGGATCTTTTTGTTGAACTAAAAGGGCAGGGAGCAACTGTTCTAATTAACACCCATATCCTTTCTGAAATGGAGAAGGTTTGCGATAGAGTTCTTCTTATCAATAAAGGGGAGCTTCTCTTTGACGGATATTTGAATGATTCGCAATTGCAGGATGGACTAGAGGATTATTTCATAAAAAGAGTTAAAGAGGTTCAGCAATGA
- a CDS encoding DUF58 domain-containing protein, whose amino-acid sequence MMRALKEKYSFYRKLFFKSFVKDRRIYIFPTKIGLYYCGGIFICFLLAMTYGNSLAYTVSFLFFSFLICVCFSTNFSLKDIDVDFSDEQVLICGYQDSGKLILANHAKENRYSLEFDIKDLQVESLELLEADSLKKVEFRPRLWQRKVLKIDRIKVYTDFPFSLFRAWFYVRLANRIYVLNEPVKDDQFDLIEKESLKGKYKQGGDQFSHLREYQGDNLSSRLDWKRYSYNEKLYIKEFSKNLAPKKDLQLDLLSGNIEEKLQKLTYQIIEMTKVDQDFSVSFGRRTLGPGKGEEFKKRCLIEIARYRGDV is encoded by the coding sequence TTGATGAGAGCACTTAAAGAAAAATATTCTTTTTATCGAAAACTCTTTTTTAAATCTTTTGTTAAAGATAGGCGGATATATATATTTCCAACAAAGATTGGTCTCTATTACTGTGGAGGAATTTTTATCTGCTTTCTTCTGGCCATGACCTACGGAAACTCGCTGGCCTATACCGTTTCTTTTCTCTTTTTTTCATTTCTTATCTGTGTATGTTTTTCAACAAATTTTTCATTAAAAGATATTGATGTTGATTTTTCTGATGAGCAAGTTTTAATTTGTGGATATCAGGATAGTGGCAAATTGATTCTCGCTAATCATGCTAAAGAGAATCGTTATTCCCTCGAATTTGATATAAAAGATCTTCAAGTTGAATCATTAGAGTTATTAGAAGCTGATTCCTTAAAAAAAGTAGAATTCAGACCAAGATTGTGGCAGAGAAAGGTTTTAAAAATTGATCGAATTAAAGTCTATACTGATTTTCCATTCTCTCTCTTTAGGGCCTGGTTTTACGTTCGTTTAGCTAATCGAATTTATGTATTAAATGAGCCTGTAAAAGACGATCAATTTGATCTTATCGAAAAAGAATCCCTCAAAGGTAAGTACAAACAAGGAGGAGATCAATTCTCCCATCTAAGAGAGTATCAAGGAGATAATCTGTCAAGTCGACTTGATTGGAAGCGCTATTCATATAATGAAAAGCTCTATATAAAAGAGTTTTCAAAGAACCTCGCTCCCAAAAAAGATCTTCAGCTTGATTTACTTTCTGGAAATATAGAAGAAAAGCTCCAAAAACTAACTTATCAAATTATTGAGATGACCAAAGTCGATCAAGATTTCAGTGTCTCATTTGGAAGGAGAACTTTAGGCCCAGGTAAGGGAGAAGAGTTTAAAAAAAGATGTCTCATTGAGATTGCTCGCTATAGAGGGGATGTATGA
- a CDS encoding acyl-CoA thioesterase gives MSERQPKGELCVRTLAMPGDTNPNGDIFGGWVLSQMDIAGGIYSGKRCQGRTVTVAVDSMTFHRPVLVGDVVCGYCETVKEGNTSLAVKIEAWVIRRNETERTIVTEGVFTYVAVDENRKPRSIDSSEND, from the coding sequence ATGTCTGAACGTCAACCAAAAGGTGAATTATGTGTTCGAACTCTGGCCATGCCAGGTGATACAAACCCTAATGGAGATATCTTTGGTGGTTGGGTATTATCACAAATGGATATTGCCGGCGGTATTTACTCGGGTAAGCGCTGCCAGGGGAGAACGGTTACTGTTGCCGTAGATTCAATGACATTTCATAGACCTGTCTTAGTTGGTGATGTCGTTTGTGGATATTGCGAAACAGTAAAAGAGGGAAATACTTCTTTGGCCGTTAAGATTGAAGCCTGGGTTATTCGCCGCAATGAAACAGAGAGAACAATTGTAACGGAGGGGGTTTTTACTTACGTTGCTGTTGATGAAAATAGAAAACCACGTTCAATCGATTCAAGTGAGAATGATTAA
- a CDS encoding response regulator transcription factor → MAKVLMVEDDQNLGTSLESYLKGEGMDVLWSTSLEQAREKMNGDIELVVLDWMLPDGQGIDFLKELRGEGNTVPVIMLTARADLIDKVIGLETGANDYMTKPFEPRELIARMRVQLRNPAPHSDIAPSSKIIRGTLEIDIDTREVSFEGNKVELTKMEFDFLKLLAETPNRAFSRDEILNKVWGYENYPSTRTVDTHVLQLRQKLADELIETVRGIGYRFKFSN, encoded by the coding sequence ATGGCCAAAGTTCTGATGGTTGAAGATGACCAAAACTTAGGAACTTCACTCGAGAGTTACTTAAAGGGTGAAGGAATGGACGTTCTCTGGAGCACTTCTCTTGAACAAGCGAGAGAGAAGATGAATGGCGATATTGAACTTGTCGTTTTGGACTGGATGTTACCAGATGGTCAAGGGATCGATTTCTTAAAAGAGCTAAGAGGTGAGGGAAATACTGTTCCTGTTATTATGCTTACGGCCAGGGCCGATCTCATCGATAAAGTTATTGGACTAGAAACAGGCGCCAATGATTATATGACTAAACCTTTTGAACCGCGAGAATTAATTGCAAGAATGCGTGTTCAATTAAGAAATCCTGCTCCTCATTCGGATATTGCACCTTCAAGTAAAATTATCCGAGGTACACTAGAGATTGATATTGATACTAGAGAAGTCAGTTTTGAAGGAAACAAAGTTGAATTAACAAAGATGGAATTCGACTTTTTAAAACTTCTAGCAGAAACACCTAATAGGGCCTTTTCGCGCGATGAAATCCTCAATAAGGTTTGGGGTTATGAGAATTATCCATCAACGAGAACTGTTGATACACATGTACTACAATTGCGCCAAAAGCTTGCAGACGAGCTTATTGAGACCGTTCGCGGGATCGGATACCGATTTAAATTCTCGAATTGA